A single Rattus norvegicus strain BN/NHsdMcwi chromosome 5, GRCr8, whole genome shotgun sequence DNA region contains:
- the LOC120103039 gene encoding uncharacterized protein LOC120103039, with protein MCLSVYALSTGAVEARRGVGSSGGGVTGCCELSQVGAGNQTGSLEEQKVPCFPDSAFQPIIIIIVTVITTIITTTTIIITTTIITTTTTTIIIIIIIIITTIIIITTTTIIIITTIIIITTSIIITTTTIIITTTIIIITTTIIITTTTIIIITTTIIIITIISAQCGTCHSTHMEVRIQLCGDSFLLLPLSGFWVIILASLGSKHLLLPSHLASPRRGFSSA; from the coding sequence ATGTGTCTGAGTGTATATGCCTTGAGTACAGgagctgtggaagccagaaggggTGTTGGCTCCTCTGGAGGGGGAGTTACAGGCTGCTGTGAGCTGTCccaggtgggtgctggaaaccaaactggctctctagaagagcagaaagtgccGTGCTTCCCTGACTCAGCTttccagcccatcatcatcatcatcgtcactgtcatcaccaccatcatcaccaccaccaccatcatcatcaccaccaccatcatcaccaccaccaccaccaccatcatcatcatcatcatcatcatcatcaccaccatcatcatcatcaccaccaccaccatcatcatcatcaccaccatcatcatcatcaccaccagcatcatcatcaccaccaccaccatcatcatcaccaccaccatcatcatcatcaccaccaccatcatcatcaccaccaccaccatcatcatcatcaccaccaccatcatcatcatcaccatcatcagtgCACAGTGTGGGacatgccacagcacacacatggaaGTCAGAATACAACTCTGTGGAGACAGTTTCCTCCTTCTACCTTTATCTGGGTTCTGGGTCATCATACTTGCATCTttgggcagcaagcaccttctcctaccgagccatcttgccagcccaagacggggtttctcttcggcctag